A region from the Corylus avellana chromosome ca7, CavTom2PMs-1.0 genome encodes:
- the LOC132186706 gene encoding MLO-like protein 1: MSGGEEDETTLEFTPTWVVAAVCTVIVAISLAMERLLHFAGKKLKRKNQKPLFEALLKVKEELMLLGFISLLLTVFQNVISKICVPEGVTRHMLPCKREEGEHEESTSNATTAHFQSSFAPAIFGRARRLLSEVEASSTGYCAKKNKVPLLSTEALHHLHIFIFVLAIVHVTFCVLTVLFAGARIRQWKRWEDEIAKQNYDTHQVLKAKTVTHVHQHAFIKEHFRGIGKNSAMLGWMQSFLKQFYASVTKSDYVTLRLGFIMTHCRGNLKFNFHKYMMRALEDDFKKVVGISWYLWIFVVIFLLLNVNGWHTYFWIAFLPFILLLAVGTKLEHVISQLAHEVAERHVAIEGDLVVQPSDAHFWFGRPRIVLFLIHFILFQNSFEIGFFFWIWVQYSFDSCIMGQVRFIVPRLIIGVFIQVFCSYSTLPLYAIVTQMGTTFKKSIFDEHVQAGLVGWAEKVKKKKGKGAGSGQGSSHESSKVGIQMGAALRKAATQEEIQAAPAGSEGSK, encoded by the exons ATGAGTGGTGGGGAAGAAGATGAGACAACGTTGGAGTTCACGCCGACATGGGTGGTGGCCGCCGTCTGCACAGTCATCGTTGCCATTTCTCTGGCCATGGAGCGATTGCTCCACTTCGCCGGCAAAAAGTTGAAAAGGAAGAACCAGAAACCCCTCTTCGAAGCCTTACTAAAAGTTAAAGAAG AATTGATGCTGTTGGGATTCATATCGCTGCTTCTGACGGTGTTCCAGAATGTCATTTCCAAAATCTGTGTCCCGGAGGGTGTGACTCGTCACATGCTTCCCTGTAAACGCGAGGAAGGAGAGCATGAAGAATCCACTAGTAATGCCACTACTGCCCATTTTCAGAGCTCCTTTGCGCCCGCCATTTTCGGCAGAGCCAGGAGGCTTCTATCCGAGGTTGAGGCTTCGTCGACCGGTTACTGTGCCAAAAAG AATAAGGTACCATTATTATCCACTGAAGCACTGCATCATCTGCATATCTTTATCTTCGTCCTAGCTATTGTCCATGTAACCTTCTGCGTCCTCACTGTTCTTTTTGCTGGGGCAAGG ATTCGCCAATGGAAACGATGGGAGGATGAAATTGCAAAACAGAATTATGATACACATCAAG TTCTGAAGGCAAAAACAGTTACCCATGTCCATCAACATGCTTTTATCAAGGAACATTTTCGGGGTATTGGTAAAAACTCAGCTATGTTGGGATGGATG CAATCTTTCCTCAAGCAGTTTTATGCATCTGTGACAAAATCAGACTATGTTACACTACGGCTAGGTTTTATCATG ACCCATTGCAGAGGAAACTTAAAGTTTAATTTTCACAAATACATGATGCGTGCACTTGAAGATGATTTTAAGAAGGTCGTTGGTATAAG TTGGTATCTTTGGATATTTGTGGTCATTTTCCTTCTGCTTAATGTTAACG GTTGGCATACGTATTTCTGGATAGCATTCCTTCCTTTCATT CTTCTTCTTGCTGTGGGGACTAAGCTGGAGCATGTAATAAGCCAGTTGGCTCATGAGGTTGCTGAGAGACATGTAGCTATAGAAGGTGACTTGGTTGTTCAACCATCAGATGCGCACTTTTGGTTTGGCCGGCCCCGCATTGTTCTATTTCTGATCCATTTTatccttttccaaaattcttttgagattggattttttttctggATATGG GTTCAATATAGCTTCGACTCTTGCATAATGGGACAAGTTCGTTTTATTGTCCCACGGCTCATTATTGG GGTCTTCATTCAGGTATTCTGCAGTTACAGCACCCTGCCACTTTATGCCATTGTCACACAG ATGGGAACTACTTTCAAGAAGTCAATATTTGATGAGCATGTGCAAGCGGGACTCGTTGGTTGGGCTGAGAAggtgaagaaaaagaaggggaaaggAGCTGGCTCTGGCCAAGGAAGTTCCCACGAAAGTTCTAAGGTGGGTATTCAGATGGGGGCGGCTTTGCGCAAGGCGGCTACACAGGAGGAGATTCAGGCTGCACCTGCTGGTTCTGAAGGGTCAAAATGA